A DNA window from Iodobacter ciconiae contains the following coding sequences:
- a CDS encoding pilin → MKNMQKGFTLIELMIVVAIIGILAAVAIPSYQDYTKKARFQDIVSAAESIRTSISLCLSENGGDVTLCDTATKVGITTITNSKEAATALAITAVTAAITATGNTASGGYTYINTPTVPAGGTQIVWTQTGTCLAAKACKN, encoded by the coding sequence ATGAAAAACATGCAAAAGGGTTTTACTCTGATCGAATTGATGATTGTTGTAGCCATTATCGGTATTCTGGCCGCTGTGGCGATCCCGTCTTATCAGGACTACACCAAGAAAGCACGTTTTCAAGATATTGTGTCCGCTGCTGAGTCGATTCGCACTTCGATTAGCCTGTGTCTAAGTGAAAATGGCGGTGATGTAACGCTTTGCGATACAGCAACCAAAGTAGGTATAACTACAATTACCAACTCAAAAGAAGCAGCCACCGCTTTAGCAATTACAGCGGTTACAGCCGCTATTACTGCAACGGGAAATACTGCTTCGGGTGGCTATACCTACATTAATACCCCGACTGTGCCTGCTGGCGGCACACAAATTGTCTGGACACAAACAGGTACCTGTCTGGCCGCTAAAGCATGTAAAAACTAG
- a CDS encoding EAL domain-containing protein — protein MCKKKLLWQGILISILACVVVALFTAWLARKQAEEELRSYLQDITEQAMLRSDRAYIESGLLLSELDKSGPNDCGDAHRQRLSEVTFDELFVRNVLYAPNGIVQCSASSHRTYPLPLRDQKTIMGRSLWFEFKGDFPKRSILYGAGPHYAVMNSQYWVDILPVKKRSLYIEAVLNQRVLASSNDVRIKTNTAWLSKSRASQNNPNYIITAYLPPQELQRAWREYFKDFLPLSIVICMLLIGIIFWLNQRRYTMGYEIIEGLKESEFQLHYQPIVSLADGKVKSAEALLRWQRQDGSIVSPDIFITYAEDNGQIGKLTQFVLEQAVSDLSRLSDQMMTVSVNLAGADLATPDFAEKLITLCAGHKISAQRLKLEITERSLVLGQNEIEVITRLRQAGHIILIDDFGTGYSSLSYLHNLPVDILKIDKSFVQALGSGAATHHVALHIVQMAKALGLSVVAEGIETIEQAKILKEMGVEYGQGWLYAKAMPFETFGQFLRGPTTASIKPLSSDSLPENV, from the coding sequence ATGTGCAAAAAGAAACTATTGTGGCAGGGCATTCTAATTTCGATCCTTGCCTGTGTGGTCGTCGCGCTGTTTACAGCTTGGCTGGCTAGAAAACAGGCTGAAGAAGAGTTGCGAAGTTATCTTCAGGATATTACTGAACAGGCAATGCTGCGCAGTGACCGTGCGTATATAGAGAGTGGGCTTTTGCTCAGCGAATTGGATAAGTCTGGCCCAAACGACTGTGGTGACGCTCATCGGCAGCGTTTAAGTGAGGTAACTTTTGATGAATTATTTGTGCGAAATGTTTTATATGCACCCAATGGCATTGTACAGTGTTCCGCATCAAGCCATCGAACCTATCCTTTACCTTTGCGTGATCAAAAAACCATAATGGGGCGCTCGCTCTGGTTTGAGTTTAAAGGTGATTTTCCTAAGCGCTCTATTTTATATGGCGCAGGTCCTCATTATGCCGTAATGAATTCACAATATTGGGTGGATATTCTACCGGTTAAAAAGCGGAGCTTATATATTGAGGCGGTACTTAATCAGAGGGTATTGGCAAGCAGTAATGATGTAAGAATTAAAACAAATACGGCATGGCTGAGTAAATCCAGAGCGAGCCAAAATAATCCGAATTACATCATCACGGCCTATTTGCCTCCACAAGAGTTACAACGTGCCTGGCGAGAGTATTTTAAGGATTTTTTGCCTTTGAGTATTGTCATTTGCATGCTGCTTATTGGGATTATTTTTTGGTTAAATCAGCGTCGTTATACAATGGGTTATGAAATAATTGAAGGCCTGAAGGAAAGTGAATTTCAGCTTCATTATCAGCCTATTGTTTCTTTGGCAGATGGCAAAGTAAAAAGCGCCGAAGCTTTGCTGCGCTGGCAGCGGCAAGATGGCTCGATAGTGAGCCCTGATATATTTATTACTTATGCCGAAGATAATGGTCAGATTGGTAAGTTAACCCAGTTTGTGCTCGAGCAGGCGGTGAGTGATTTATCCAGGCTGAGTGATCAGATGATGACTGTTTCAGTCAATTTAGCCGGGGCAGATTTAGCCACACCGGACTTTGCAGAAAAGCTGATCACTCTTTGTGCAGGCCATAAAATAAGTGCTCAACGGCTTAAATTGGAAATTACCGAGCGCAGCTTAGTGTTGGGGCAGAATGAAATTGAGGTGATTACTCGTTTGCGGCAAGCTGGTCATATCATCTTGATTGATGATTTTGGTACTGGATATTCAAGCCTTAGTTATTTGCATAATTTGCCTGTTGATATTTTAAAAATTGATAAAAGTTTTGTACAGGCATTAGGCAGTGGTGCAGCCACTCACCACGTGGCTTTGCATATCGTACAAATGGCTAAGGCACTGGGTTTGAGCGTGGTAGCAGAAGGAATTGAAACCATAGAGCAGGCAAAGATATTAAAAGAAATGGGTGTTGAATACGGCCAGGGCTGGCTTTATGCCAAGGCTATGCCTTTTGAAACATTTGGGCAATTTTTGCGGGGCCCTACCACGGCAAGTATTAAACCGCTAAGCTCCGACTCTTTGCCAGAAAATGTATGA
- a CDS encoding Maf family protein, which yields MPTTLPQLYLASASPRRQELLAQIGVCFERISAPIDEIPFPNEAARDYVLRLAKAKAEAGWQVMLAHGKSPLPVLAADTTVVLDGQILGKPLDTSDAIGMLERLSGRSHDVFTSLGLRTASGTEVVLSISTVTFMPLSPAQIFAYVASGEPMDKAGSYGIQGMAGMFISELQGSFSGVMGLPLHDTAALLARHDLGFLALKP from the coding sequence ATGCCAACTACCCTGCCCCAGCTTTACCTCGCCTCTGCTAGTCCACGCCGTCAGGAGCTTCTTGCTCAAATTGGTGTTTGTTTTGAGCGTATCTCTGCACCTATTGATGAAATTCCTTTTCCTAATGAAGCCGCCCGGGACTATGTATTGCGCCTGGCCAAAGCTAAAGCAGAAGCAGGCTGGCAAGTCATGCTGGCTCATGGAAAAAGCCCCCTGCCTGTTTTAGCAGCGGATACTACGGTGGTGCTGGATGGGCAAATTTTAGGGAAACCCCTGGATACCAGCGATGCAATCGGTATGCTGGAACGGCTATCTGGGCGCAGTCACGACGTATTCACCAGTTTAGGTTTACGCACTGCTAGCGGTACAGAAGTTGTGTTATCGATTAGTACCGTTACTTTTATGCCGCTTAGCCCTGCTCAAATTTTTGCTTATGTGGCAAGTGGCGAGCCTATGGATAAAGCGGGCAGCTATGGAATACAGGGCATGGCAGGCATGTTTATTTCTGAGTTGCAGGGTAGTTTTAGTGGAGTAATGGGTTTGCCCCTGCATGATACTGCTGCCTTGCTGGCCCGGCATGACCTAGGGTTTTTAGCGCTTAAACCCTAA
- the cysN gene encoding sulfate adenylyltransferase subunit CysN, with protein MSHQSDLIASDIKAYLKQHENKDLLRFITCGNVDDGKSTLIGRLLHDSKLIFEDQLAAIQKDSKKFNTTDQEIDLALLVDGLQAEREQGITIDVAYRYFSTDKRKFIIADCPGHEQYTRNMATGASTCDLAVILIDARYGVQTQTRRHSYIVSLLGIKHVIIAVNKMDLVGFSEERFNEIRAEYLTLAKSLDIADIQFVPISALRGDNVVAASKQAPWYTGLTFMQHLEAVQINRDSRLESFRLPVQYVNRPNLDFRGFCGTIAAGRVFPGDEIIALPSGKTSKVKAIVTFEGELETAFAGQAITLTLDREIDISRGDMVVKTSDVPPQIGQSFDAHLVWMNEVPLTVGKEYSFKLAGKNVFGRIAQIAHRVDVNNMEHVEASELKLNEIGLCRIILNSPVVFDTYANCKGTGSFIVIDRLSNATAGAGMIEHAAAHSASIEQDELAKWRAFEIDLNTLVRKHFPEWGARDVREIFKR; from the coding sequence ATGTCACACCAATCTGATCTAATCGCCAGCGATATCAAAGCCTATTTAAAGCAGCATGAAAACAAAGATCTGCTGCGTTTTATTACCTGTGGCAATGTGGATGACGGTAAATCCACCCTGATCGGCCGCCTGCTGCACGATTCAAAACTGATTTTTGAAGACCAGCTCGCCGCCATTCAAAAAGACAGCAAAAAATTTAATACTACCGACCAGGAAATCGACCTCGCTCTGCTGGTCGATGGTCTGCAAGCCGAGCGCGAGCAAGGCATTACCATCGACGTGGCTTACCGCTACTTCAGCACCGATAAGCGCAAATTTATCATTGCCGATTGCCCCGGCCACGAGCAATACACCCGCAATATGGCCACCGGCGCATCCACCTGTGATCTGGCAGTTATCCTGATCGACGCGCGTTACGGCGTGCAAACCCAGACCCGCCGCCACAGCTATATCGTCAGCCTGCTGGGCATTAAGCATGTGATTATCGCCGTGAATAAAATGGATTTAGTCGGCTTTAGCGAAGAGCGCTTTAATGAAATTCGCGCTGAATACCTGACGCTGGCTAAATCGCTGGATATTGCCGATATCCAGTTTGTGCCGATCTCTGCCCTGCGCGGCGATAATGTGGTTGCAGCAAGTAAGCAAGCGCCCTGGTACACCGGCCTGACCTTTATGCAGCACCTGGAAGCCGTGCAAATCAATCGCGATAGCCGCCTGGAATCCTTCCGCCTGCCGGTACAATACGTAAACCGCCCCAACCTCGATTTCCGTGGCTTTTGCGGCACCATCGCCGCTGGCCGCGTCTTCCCTGGCGACGAAATCATCGCCCTGCCTTCTGGCAAAACCTCCAAAGTGAAAGCGATTGTTACTTTCGAGGGCGAGCTAGAAACTGCCTTTGCCGGCCAAGCCATTACCCTGACCTTAGATCGGGAAATCGACATCAGCCGTGGCGATATGGTCGTCAAAACCAGCGACGTCCCTCCGCAAATCGGCCAGTCTTTTGACGCGCATCTGGTGTGGATGAACGAAGTCCCGCTCACCGTAGGCAAAGAATACAGTTTTAAACTAGCCGGTAAAAACGTCTTTGGCCGCATCGCCCAAATCGCCCACCGTGTGGACGTAAACAACATGGAGCATGTGGAAGCCAGCGAGCTAAAGCTCAACGAAATCGGCCTCTGCCGCATCATCCTCAACTCCCCAGTCGTCTTCGACACCTACGCAAATTGCAAAGGCACCGGTAGCTTTATCGTGATCGACCGCCTGAGCAACGCCACCGCTGGCGCAGGCATGATCGAACACGCCGCAGCCCATTCTGCCAGCATTGAGCAAGATGAACTGGCCAAATGGCGTGCTTTTGAAATTGACTTGAACACACTGGTACGCAAACACTTCCCGGAATGGGGCGCGCGGGATGTGCGGGAAATTTTTAAGAGGTGA
- a CDS encoding PglL family O-oligosaccharyltransferase has product MNLITKNTLSLFLLGVSFIWFIEPYSGDMIQASSMALLAGLGLCLSNIDKNNFQFRVSHLSIICLLIIIVFDLMTHRSSFGASLLPILSALVCVFLLLLNKNEIPIKNVAWLLAISASLAAIFTWLCYIFGNLTILGRTYLIIIDGVASGPLQQRNLFSTHLLLGIASLSYLKHAGLNRARWLGGLLLMAPMLALTQSRTGLVNIIVLLLLCIWFWYKKIVIYIPLVYACVAMFFAQLLTKPIFSLFGMSLGSAAERMTHDGGLSIQLRLDASFRALQSFVEHPLLGSGFGNFAWQDFQIRSLGEYSYPNFVPLFSHSHNIISQFLAEGGVFGGMAVLILLGIFFYHIWTVDNEKSAFSILGLAILWIHSQLEYPLWYMNFMLIFFIFYKQIDKGKTYQLHSKIFMPLCKLSVLIIVFGVLHFNYNILRLDRANLLHTSGKLNEAYELASNVTLLGGAATPYAYRIILNMARPGISIDTNQRMSLISEKVLHWKADDFVAYYHANWLASIGKMTEAKQQFNKAATVYPEKLVPFITSLKGTKEKSTLDQQEFLNWVIQQCGTRC; this is encoded by the coding sequence TTGAATTTAATAACAAAAAATACATTATCATTGTTTTTATTAGGAGTAAGTTTTATATGGTTTATAGAACCTTATTCCGGAGACATGATACAAGCAAGCAGCATGGCATTGTTGGCTGGTTTAGGCTTGTGCTTATCTAATATAGATAAAAATAACTTTCAATTTAGAGTTAGTCATTTAAGTATTATTTGCTTGCTCATTATTATTGTTTTTGATTTAATGACTCATCGCTCTTCATTCGGGGCCAGTTTATTACCTATTCTCTCTGCATTGGTATGTGTGTTTTTATTATTACTTAATAAAAATGAAATTCCTATAAAAAATGTAGCTTGGTTGCTCGCTATCTCTGCTTCATTAGCAGCTATTTTTACGTGGCTTTGTTATATTTTTGGTAATCTTACTATTTTAGGTCGTACTTATTTAATTATTATTGATGGGGTTGCATCTGGCCCATTACAACAACGAAATTTATTTTCTACCCATTTATTGCTCGGCATTGCCTCTCTCTCTTATCTAAAGCATGCTGGTTTAAACAGGGCTAGGTGGCTAGGTGGCTTATTATTAATGGCACCTATGTTGGCTCTCACTCAGTCTCGGACCGGCTTAGTCAATATTATTGTTTTATTGTTACTCTGTATTTGGTTTTGGTACAAAAAAATAGTTATTTATATTCCTTTGGTGTATGCCTGTGTAGCAATGTTTTTTGCTCAATTACTTACTAAACCAATTTTTTCATTGTTTGGGATGAGTTTGGGGTCCGCTGCGGAGCGAATGACTCATGATGGAGGTTTATCAATCCAATTACGCCTTGATGCCTCTTTTCGTGCATTACAAAGCTTTGTTGAGCATCCTCTTCTAGGAAGTGGGTTTGGAAATTTTGCTTGGCAAGATTTTCAAATTCGTAGTTTGGGAGAGTATTCCTACCCAAACTTTGTACCCCTTTTTAGCCATAGCCATAATATTATCAGTCAGTTTTTGGCAGAAGGTGGTGTATTTGGTGGTATGGCAGTATTAATTTTATTAGGCATTTTCTTTTATCATATTTGGACAGTAGATAATGAAAAATCTGCTTTCTCTATTTTGGGCTTGGCTATACTTTGGATACATAGCCAGCTTGAATATCCATTGTGGTATATGAACTTTATGCTCATATTTTTTATTTTTTATAAACAAATAGATAAAGGTAAAACATATCAGTTACACAGCAAAATATTTATGCCTTTGTGTAAATTATCAGTTTTAATAATTGTATTTGGAGTTCTACATTTTAATTACAATATTTTGCGGCTTGATAGAGCAAATTTGCTTCATACCTCTGGAAAATTGAATGAAGCTTATGAACTAGCAAGTAATGTCACTTTACTTGGTGGAGCTGCTACCCCGTATGCGTATAGAATTATTCTTAATATGGCTCGTCCAGGAATATCAATCGATACTAATCAGAGGATGAGTTTGATTAGTGAGAAAGTATTACATTGGAAAGCAGATGATTTTGTTGCGTATTACCATGCTAATTGGTTAGCAAGTATCGGTAAAATGACAGAAGCAAAGCAACAGTTTAATAAGGCAGCTACTGTATATCCAGAAAAGCTAGTTCCATTTATTACCAGCTTAAAAGGAACAAAAGAAAAAAGTACACTAGATCAACAGGAGTTTTTAAACTGGGTAATTCAGCAGTGTGGTACACGGTGTTAA
- a CDS encoding copper homeostasis protein CutC has translation MSDILLEICAGSVTSCLAAQEGGAHRIELCDNLLEGGTTPSYGQIAVARERLWIGLNVIIRPRGGDFLYTDLEYEVMQRDIIACKKLGVNGVVIGILTANGYIDVPRCKALVELASPMQVTFHRAFDVAQNPLKALEDVIATGCNRLLSSGQAATASEGAAMLKTLQAAAADRLIIMPGAGVRSNNIAELIATTGCKEFHTSARLPFASKMRHCNPNVHMGIPGQDEYALVETNAELVKEIITKASI, from the coding sequence ATGTCTGATATTTTGCTGGAAATCTGTGCCGGATCAGTAACCTCGTGCTTGGCTGCACAAGAAGGCGGTGCGCATCGTATTGAACTTTGTGACAATCTACTGGAGGGTGGCACCACGCCATCGTATGGGCAAATCGCTGTTGCCAGAGAGCGGCTCTGGATTGGCCTGAATGTCATTATCCGCCCGCGTGGCGGCGATTTTTTATATACTGATCTGGAATACGAAGTCATGCAGCGCGATATTATCGCCTGCAAAAAACTCGGTGTAAACGGCGTGGTCATCGGCATACTGACAGCCAATGGCTATATCGATGTACCGCGTTGCAAAGCCCTGGTCGAGCTGGCTAGCCCCATGCAAGTCACTTTCCACCGCGCCTTCGATGTAGCCCAGAACCCGCTTAAAGCACTTGAAGATGTGATCGCCACCGGTTGCAATCGTCTGCTAAGCAGCGGCCAGGCAGCGACCGCATCAGAAGGGGCAGCCATGCTCAAAACGCTGCAGGCTGCCGCTGCTGATCGCTTAATCATCATGCCGGGCGCAGGCGTGCGCAGCAATAATATTGCCGAATTAATCGCAACCACCGGCTGCAAAGAATTCCACACCTCGGCCCGCCTGCCCTTTGCCAGCAAGATGCGTCATTGCAACCCCAACGTACATATGGGCATCCCCGGCCAGGACGAATACGCCTTAGTAGAAACCAATGCCGAGCTGGTGAAAGAAATTATCACTAAAGCCTCCATATAG
- a CDS encoding dynamin family protein, with translation MSTDYLHQNDLAVNDPSDNNRLVGDFQAYSTWRAKLTQSISQLARWLTEQDLEDAQSNLRISQLIEKLRDDKLNIAFVAEFSRGKSELINAIFFAHYGKRILPSSAGRTTMCPTELLYDASREPSIQLLPIETRLQNVTTSEYRRYPEEWKTIPLDVNDSNAMFESFRHVGLTRRASVAEATSYGLYNAEDPDQLIAVDTRGTIEIPCWRHAVINFPHPLLKQGLVILDTPGLNAIGTEPELTLNLLPNAHAILFILAADTGVTRSDIDIWRSHIAKGNNRGRLAVLNKIDSMWDELKTPEQIETEIDHQIATTAELLGVPVAHVYPISAQKALVAKVNQDVDLLARSRLTALEEALSNELLPSKQDIVRDSTITEVEDIVKNMRSILSVRRSGVLEQLNELSALRGKNQDVVGQMMDKVHADKRKFEQGLARFQALRSIFSQQTNQLLSLLGIDVLKGNIEAVRNQMNHSMFSFGEGGLRAIMDQFFKDVNNNISQSAVQITEIQAMMGAMYKKFSEEHGLANVTPPPFSTLKYHKEISRLEKSFREHFNTISTLLTTSKGRLSHKFFETIASRVLYVFEVANRDVENWLKAVMAPMETQVREHQLQLRRRLESIKRIHKATDTLEGRIEELEEMDRQLATQLADMDGRLRNIYAALDTDIFTAKVA, from the coding sequence ATGAGCACCGATTATCTGCATCAAAATGATTTAGCGGTAAATGATCCCAGTGACAACAATCGCTTAGTTGGAGATTTCCAGGCCTACAGCACTTGGCGTGCCAAACTAACCCAATCAATCAGCCAGCTTGCCCGCTGGCTGACGGAGCAGGACCTGGAAGATGCACAAAGTAATTTGCGCATCTCCCAATTAATAGAAAAGCTGCGGGATGACAAACTTAATATTGCATTTGTTGCCGAATTTTCACGCGGAAAATCAGAACTGATCAATGCGATTTTCTTTGCTCACTACGGCAAACGCATCTTACCCTCTTCTGCCGGTCGAACGACCATGTGCCCAACCGAGCTGCTTTACGATGCATCGCGTGAGCCATCCATTCAGCTATTACCCATTGAAACCCGTTTACAGAACGTAACGACCAGCGAATACCGCCGCTATCCAGAAGAGTGGAAAACTATTCCACTAGACGTAAATGATTCAAATGCGATGTTTGAATCGTTCCGGCACGTAGGTCTCACACGCCGCGCGTCAGTGGCAGAGGCCACCAGCTATGGCCTTTACAATGCCGAAGACCCGGATCAGCTCATTGCAGTGGATACCCGAGGCACCATCGAGATTCCCTGCTGGCGGCATGCTGTTATTAATTTCCCACACCCGCTGCTCAAACAGGGCTTGGTGATCCTAGACACCCCGGGCCTGAATGCGATTGGTACCGAGCCGGAGCTCACTCTTAATCTATTACCTAATGCACACGCCATTCTTTTTATTTTGGCGGCAGATACTGGTGTAACCCGCTCTGATATTGATATCTGGCGCTCGCATATCGCCAAGGGCAACAATCGCGGCCGCCTGGCTGTACTTAATAAAATCGACAGCATGTGGGATGAATTAAAAACCCCCGAACAAATCGAAACCGAGATTGATCACCAAATTGCCACTACGGCAGAGCTGCTTGGTGTACCTGTTGCCCATGTTTATCCTATTTCGGCTCAAAAAGCACTGGTTGCCAAAGTAAATCAGGATGTGGATTTGCTTGCCCGCTCGCGTCTTACCGCCCTGGAAGAAGCACTGTCCAATGAACTGCTTCCTTCCAAGCAAGATATTGTGCGTGACAGCACAATCACCGAGGTAGAAGACATTGTAAAGAATATGCGCTCCATTCTTAGTGTGCGGCGTAGCGGCGTACTGGAGCAGCTTAACGAGCTATCAGCTTTACGTGGTAAAAATCAGGATGTAGTCGGGCAAATGATGGACAAAGTCCATGCCGATAAACGCAAATTCGAGCAGGGCCTGGCCCGTTTTCAGGCTCTGCGCAGCATCTTTAGCCAGCAAACCAATCAATTACTATCTTTACTGGGCATTGATGTATTGAAGGGTAATATCGAAGCGGTACGCAATCAAATGAATCACAGCATGTTTTCCTTTGGTGAAGGCGGCTTGCGCGCCATCATGGATCAATTTTTTAAGGACGTGAATAACAATATCAGCCAGTCTGCGGTGCAGATTACTGAAATCCAGGCCATGATGGGGGCGATGTACAAAAAATTTAGCGAAGAGCATGGTCTGGCCAACGTCACCCCTCCGCCCTTCTCTACCCTGAAATACCACAAAGAAATTTCACGGCTAGAAAAATCTTTCCGTGAACATTTCAACACCATCAGCACCCTGCTCACTACCAGCAAGGGCAGGCTCTCGCACAAGTTTTTTGAAACCATCGCCAGCCGTGTGCTTTATGTATTTGAAGTTGCCAACCGCGATGTAGAAAACTGGCTGAAAGCCGTGATGGCTCCGATGGAAACGCAAGTGCGCGAGCACCAGCTGCAATTACGCCGCCGCCTGGAAAGCATCAAACGTATCCATAAAGCCACCGACACACTGGAAGGCCGTATCGAAGAGCTGGAAGAAATGGACAGGCAGCTCGCCACGCAGCTGGCGGATATGGATGGGCGCTTACGAAATATTTACGCAGCACTGGATACAGATATTTTTACAGCAAAAGTAGCATAG
- the rlmH gene encoding 23S rRNA (pseudouridine(1915)-N(3))-methyltransferase RlmH: protein MKLTLIAVGHKMPGWIDAGYKEFAKRMPRDFPLQLLELKPDKRGSGKTAQQVMADEAERILAAISQDTRVLALDERGANWTTMQLADKMKTWQIDGRETVFIIGGTDGLDPSVKKRANQLLQLSAMTLPHGMVRVILAEQLYRAVSIINNHPYHRE, encoded by the coding sequence ATGAAGCTGACTTTAATTGCTGTTGGGCACAAAATGCCGGGCTGGATAGATGCAGGTTATAAAGAGTTCGCAAAGCGTATGCCGCGCGATTTCCCATTGCAATTACTTGAGTTAAAGCCCGATAAACGGGGGAGTGGCAAAACGGCACAGCAAGTAATGGCTGACGAAGCTGAACGTATTCTGGCCGCTATTTCACAAGATACCCGCGTATTGGCTCTGGATGAACGCGGTGCCAACTGGACGACGATGCAGCTCGCCGACAAAATGAAAACCTGGCAAATTGACGGCCGTGAAACGGTATTTATTATCGGTGGCACCGATGGTCTTGACCCCAGTGTCAAAAAACGCGCTAACCAGTTGCTGCAACTCTCTGCAATGACGCTGCCTCATGGCATGGTGCGGGTGATCCTGGCCGAACAACTTTACCGGGCGGTCTCTATCATTAATAACCATCCCTATCATCGCGAATAA
- a CDS encoding pilin, with translation MKNMQKGFTLIELMIVVAIIGILAAVAIPSYQDYTQKAKLSEVILAASSCRTAITDAFQNAPSDPGAGNYGCEAGSASSAVSKYVQTIATGTNGVVTVTTANLNTNGSVVLTPRNGTAVATFGNPISTWQCSASIPALTKLLPKSCL, from the coding sequence ATGAAAAATATGCAAAAAGGTTTTACTCTGATTGAGTTGATGATCGTTGTAGCGATTATCGGTATTTTGGCTGCGGTAGCAATCCCTTCATATCAGGATTACACGCAAAAAGCGAAGCTTTCTGAAGTAATTTTAGCAGCAAGTAGCTGCCGTACTGCGATTACTGATGCCTTTCAAAATGCACCTTCAGATCCAGGCGCTGGTAACTACGGATGTGAAGCAGGTAGCGCTTCATCTGCAGTTTCAAAATATGTACAAACAATTGCTACAGGTACTAATGGTGTTGTAACAGTTACAACTGCAAACCTAAATACGAATGGATCAGTTGTACTGACCCCACGAAATGGTACAGCAGTTGCAACATTTGGTAATCCTATTAGTACATGGCAGTGTTCAGCATCAATTCCTGCATTAACAAAATTATTACCTAAGTCTTGCCTGTAA
- the cysD gene encoding sulfate adenylyltransferase subunit CysD codes for MTTLSEARLTHLKQLEAESIHIIREVAAEFDNPVMLYSIGKDSAVMLHQALKAFAPGKMPFPLMHVDTTWKFGEMIKFRDKMAAKCGFDLIVHINEEGVKAGINPFSAGSAKHTDVMKTESLKQALNKYKFDAAFGGARRDEEKSRAKERVYSFRDKNHRWDPKVQRPELWNIYNSKIDRGESIRVFPLSNWTELDIWQYIYLENIDIVPLYFADIRPVVERNGTLIMVDDDRMPLLPGEVPEMKSVRFRTLGCYPLTGAVESTAQTLPEIIQEMLLTTTSERQGRMIDHDSSGSMEKKKMEGYF; via the coding sequence ATGACTACCCTCAGTGAAGCAAGGCTAACTCACCTTAAGCAACTCGAAGCAGAGTCCATCCATATTATTCGAGAAGTAGCCGCCGAGTTTGATAACCCGGTCATGCTCTATTCCATCGGTAAAGATTCTGCCGTCATGCTGCATCAGGCACTCAAAGCGTTCGCGCCTGGCAAAATGCCTTTTCCGTTAATGCATGTGGATACCACATGGAAATTCGGCGAAATGATCAAATTTCGCGATAAAATGGCAGCAAAATGCGGCTTTGATCTGATTGTGCATATTAATGAAGAAGGCGTAAAAGCAGGCATCAACCCCTTTAGCGCAGGCTCGGCTAAGCACACCGACGTGATGAAAACCGAAAGCCTGAAGCAGGCACTTAATAAATACAAATTTGATGCCGCTTTTGGTGGTGCCCGCCGCGACGAAGAAAAATCCCGTGCCAAAGAGCGAGTGTACTCATTCCGCGATAAAAACCATCGCTGGGATCCCAAAGTACAGCGCCCGGAGCTATGGAATATCTACAACTCCAAAATCGACCGGGGCGAAAGCATCCGCGTATTCCCACTGTCTAACTGGACAGAGCTGGACATCTGGCAATATATCTACCTGGAAAACATCGACATCGTACCGCTCTACTTCGCCGACATTCGCCCCGTAGTTGAGCGCAATGGCACCCTGATCATGGTAGATGACGACCGTATGCCGCTGTTGCCGGGTGAAGTACCAGAAATGAAATCGGTACGCTTCAGAACACTGGGCTGTTATCCGCTCACCGGCGCTGTGGAATCCACCGCGCAAACGCTGCCAGAAATCATCCAGGAAATGCTACTCACCACCACCAGCGAGCGCCAGGGCCGAATGATCGACCACGATTCATCTGGCTCGATGGAAAAGAAAAAAATGGAAGGCTATTTCTAA